One genomic region from Peromyscus eremicus chromosome 20, PerEre_H2_v1, whole genome shotgun sequence encodes:
- the LOC131897145 gene encoding LOW QUALITY PROTEIN: apolipoprotein L3-like (The sequence of the model RefSeq protein was modified relative to this genomic sequence to represent the inferred CDS: inserted 1 base in 1 codon) — MCKAAVGVADIDKGPSQAVAGRIVEVTDFLTNTLYGDDLKRLIIEDRAWEAFVEAAELSSEEEAALHDALEERLAQEPTDEKDRLQKRRFLEEFPELKRKLEEHIRKLRDLADHLDQVHRGCTISNVVSGSVSIASVLGLALAPFTGGTSLLLSATAAGLRATAGVTGVTTTVVEESIRVSDEAEARRLVGTSTKIVEEIGKIIPKCAFKLINTGXGLVSAWKTIGQQIRAFRVTRASSRSGTQARNLGNFAQVSVQVGNTLSRSATPMTRGARIGGASVTGILLGFDVYHLVTDSMDLHSGATTESGGALQDLAHKLEEKLQEFEQIHKDLQSDLPQ, encoded by the exons ATGTGCAAAGCTGCTGTTGGTGTGGCTGACATTGACAAGGGTCCATCCCAAGCTG TAGCAGGACGCATTGTTGAAGTCACTGATTTTCTCACGAATACTCTCTACGGAGATGATCTCAAGCGCCTGATAATTGAAGATAGAGCCTGGGAGGCATTTGTAGAGGCAGCAGAGTTGTCAAG CGAGGAGGAAGCTGCACTGCATGATGCACTGGAGGAGCGTTTAGCCCAGGAGCCCACAGATGAAAAGGACAGGCTGCAGAAAAGGAGGTTTTTGGAAGAATTTCCTGAGTTGAAAAGGAAGCTTGAAGAACACATCAGGAAGCTTCGAGACCTGGCTGACCATCTTGACCAGGTGCACAGGGGCTGCACCATCTCCAATGTGGTGTCTGGCTCTGTCAGCATTGCCTCTGTACTTGGATTAGCTCTGGCCCCCTTCACAGGAGGGACCAGTCTGCTGCTCTCAGCAACTGCGGCGGGGCTGAGAGCAACAGCAGGTGTGACAGGTGTCACCACCACTGTTGTGGAAGAATCAATCAGAGTGTCAGATGAGGCTGAAGCCAGGCGCCTAGTTGGGACAAGCACAAAGATAGTTGAGGAGATTGGGAAGATCATCCCTAAGTGCGCATTCAAATTAATTAACACAG GTGGATTAGTCAGTGCGTGGAAAACCATAGGGCAGCAGATCCGTGCCTTCAGGGTGACCAGGGCCAGCTCTCGCTCGGGAACACAGGCCAGGAATCTTGGAAACTTTGCCCAAGTTTCTGTGCAGGTGGGGAATACCTTATCTCGCTCTGCTACCCCAATGACCAGAGGAGCCAGGATCGGAGGAGCAAGCGTTACTGGTATCTTACTTGGATTCGATGTGTATCACCTTGTGACTGACTCAATGGATTTGCACAGTGGGGCAACAACAGAGTCAGGGGGAGCGCTGCAGGACCTGGCTCACAAGCTGGAGGAGAAGTTGCAGGAATTTGAGCAGATCCACAAAGATCTACAGTCAGACCTGCCTCAGTGA